A single region of the Borrelia hermsii DAH genome encodes:
- a CDS encoding AAA family ATPase: MYNRRALNNLFFKSFLFFMERKHLVFTEEHIFYSLISSEKIKELLSLCTLDFYNFNKILEGFFKQLPLRESDISDYLFKMNDLYQEIIDTICYYKKPYRLQEKDLLWVLVRKRKNTILDALLKSGFNLTIFDKIIEVYDYLGSDLDLSSLENEKLVESDLFNKGIDRDGGLSIFEEDYFKLEQSDDSLDDNNVEDFLVNVIDSLDPNLEKNPLIGRKKELCKLIQVMLRKHKSNPIVFGEPGVGKTILLQGLAYMIKAGQVPQELAGYEVYSLDIGRLISGTRYRGDLEDRVNKLLDFLYFKKKVILFIDEIHMIVGAGATSFSNIDVSNLLKPILTLGEVKFIGATTKYEYQKFFLKDKALIRRFHSIELREPSFEDTYIILKGAKEQYEKHHNVEYTDEAIWASITMSKYMKDRFLPDKAFDLLDGLGAKFKLEGNRKVITADDVRDFVKSMIGTNIFNFDAYDQDLMINLEHKIRESMIIDEEILSDLILHIKLLRIKFLFKNNTLGIFILMGSSDVDKNKLSGILSEELKIPKLTLGVSEYGDFDGINRLIGPVYGSESYDEFTTFFKFLSKSSSSIIFLSDFDKSSKRVIEFFFEGFNTGRLFDSLGRSVSLSDSIILIDINIEYRELASIGFKNETLNGRSLLEKRFSSQFLDLVDHIFFFRPVGESDFEKAIIEEMNNFVKILKNEKIDVFFEENIVDYFQNKTYGSGLGIKSVSKIVVKEIGSLLVNDMISKKFKENDKIRVYIDETMKYELL, translated from the coding sequence ATGTATAATAGAAGAGCTTTAAATAATTTATTTTTTAAATCATTTCTGTTTTTTATGGAACGTAAGCATCTTGTTTTTACTGAAGAGCATATTTTTTACAGTTTAATTAGTAGTGAAAAAATTAAAGAGTTGCTTAGTTTATGTACGCTTGATTTTTATAATTTTAATAAAATTTTGGAAGGATTTTTCAAACAGCTTCCTTTAAGAGAGTCTGATATTTCAGATTATCTTTTTAAGATGAATGATTTATATCAAGAAATAATCGATACAATTTGTTATTATAAAAAACCTTATAGATTACAAGAGAAAGATTTGTTATGGGTATTAGTAAGGAAAAGAAAAAATACAATTTTAGATGCTTTATTAAAGTCGGGTTTTAATTTAACTATCTTTGACAAGATAATTGAAGTTTATGATTACTTAGGTTCAGACTTAGATTTAAGCTCTCTTGAAAATGAAAAATTGGTTGAAAGTGATCTTTTTAATAAAGGGATAGATAGGGATGGAGGTTTAAGTATTTTCGAAGAAGATTATTTTAAATTAGAACAAAGTGATGATTCACTTGATGATAACAATGTTGAAGATTTTTTAGTTAATGTTATTGATAGTCTAGATCCAAATTTAGAAAAAAACCCCTTAATTGGTAGAAAAAAAGAGTTATGTAAGTTGATTCAAGTCATGCTTCGCAAACATAAAAGTAATCCAATTGTATTTGGAGAGCCTGGAGTCGGAAAGACAATATTGCTTCAAGGACTTGCCTATATGATAAAGGCAGGCCAAGTACCCCAGGAGTTGGCAGGTTATGAGGTTTATTCCCTTGATATTGGAAGACTTATATCTGGGACTCGGTATAGGGGAGATCTGGAAGATAGAGTAAATAAACTTTTAGATTTCTTATATTTTAAAAAAAAAGTAATTCTTTTTATTGATGAAATTCATATGATAGTTGGAGCTGGTGCTACTTCTTTTAGCAACATAGATGTTTCAAATTTATTAAAGCCTATATTAACTTTAGGTGAAGTAAAGTTTATTGGTGCTACTACTAAGTATGAATACCAAAAATTTTTTTTGAAAGATAAGGCTTTAATAAGAAGATTTCATAGCATAGAACTTAGAGAGCCAAGTTTTGAAGATACATATATTATTCTAAAAGGGGCTAAGGAACAATATGAAAAACATCATAATGTAGAGTACACAGATGAAGCTATATGGGCTTCAATTACTATGTCTAAATATATGAAAGACCGATTTCTTCCAGATAAAGCTTTTGACTTATTAGATGGTCTTGGGGCTAAATTTAAGCTTGAGGGTAACAGGAAAGTTATAACGGCCGATGATGTGAGAGATTTTGTTAAATCTATGATTGGAACTAATATTTTTAATTTTGATGCTTATGATCAAGACTTAATGATTAATTTAGAGCATAAAATAAGAGAAAGCATGATAATTGATGAGGAGATTTTATCTGATTTAATATTACACATTAAACTTTTAAGGATTAAATTCCTCTTTAAAAATAACACTCTTGGTATTTTTATTTTGATGGGTTCTTCTGATGTGGATAAGAATAAGCTTTCAGGTATTTTGTCAGAAGAACTTAAGATACCCAAATTGACTTTGGGAGTGAGTGAGTATGGTGATTTTGATGGCATTAATCGATTAATAGGGCCTGTATATGGATCTGAATCTTATGATGAATTTACTACATTTTTTAAATTTTTAAGTAAATCTTCAAGTTCAATTATTTTTCTATCCGATTTTGATAAATCTTCCAAGAGAGTTATAGAATTTTTTTTTGAAGGATTTAATACGGGCAGACTTTTTGATAGTCTTGGTAGGAGTGTAAGCTTATCAGATAGTATAATACTAATAGATATTAATATAGAATATAGAGAACTTGCTAGTATTGGATTTAAAAATGAAACACTAAATGGCAGGAGTTTGTTAGAAAAACGTTTTTCTAGTCAGTTTTTGGATCTTGTGGATCATATTTTTTTCTTTAGGCCTGTAGGTGAGAGTGATTTTGAAAAGGCTATTATTGAAGAGATGAATAATTTTGTTAAGATACTAAAAAATGAAAAGATTGATGTTTTTTTTGAAGAGAATATTGTTGATTATTTTCAAAATAAGACTTATGGAAGTGGGCTTGGTATTAAGAGTGTGAGTAAGATCGTAGTCAAGGAGATTGGAAGTTTATTAGTCAATGACATGATTTCAAAAAAATTTAAAGAGAATGACAAGATCAGAGTTTATATAGACGAGACAATGAAATATGAGTTATTATGA
- the tyrS gene encoding tyrosine--tRNA ligase, whose protein sequence is MNLALGILEKRGFLKQCTNLEALSVLMDREKMVFYVGVDATSTSLHIGHLIPFMAMAHLQRQGHIPIALVGGGTTKIGDPSGKDVMRKILPKEDIEANVKAIKEQLLRIIDFSHGYIIDNSEWLDNINYIEFLRDIGVYFSVNRMLGFETYKRRLKDGLSFIEFNYQLLQSYDFYMLNKLKNCKLQIGGDDQWGNIVSGVDLVKRKLGTEVFGLTLPLITRSDGKKMGKSEKGAVYLDSKLYSVYDFYQYFRNVPDLDVKKFLYLFTFLEDDEIEHISSFQGYLLNKAKETLAFEITKIVHGESAALKASSAASAAFKGGEGDKSDIPFFKLALTSLEGTILLVDLMVSSKIVSSKSEARRLISSGGVYVDKVRIGDQNYCLNKDSFANGAIELRIGKKKILRIIL, encoded by the coding sequence ATGAATCTTGCCTTAGGGATTTTGGAAAAAAGAGGATTCTTAAAACAGTGTACTAATTTGGAAGCTTTAAGCGTATTAATGGATAGGGAGAAGATGGTTTTTTATGTTGGAGTTGATGCTACTTCAACTTCTTTGCATATTGGACATTTAATTCCTTTTATGGCAATGGCACACCTTCAAAGGCAAGGTCATATTCCTATTGCTTTAGTTGGTGGCGGGACTACGAAAATAGGAGATCCTTCAGGTAAGGACGTAATGCGAAAGATTTTGCCTAAAGAAGATATAGAGGCAAATGTTAAGGCAATAAAAGAGCAATTGCTTAGAATAATAGATTTCAGTCACGGATATATCATTGATAATTCAGAATGGCTTGATAATATTAATTATATTGAATTTTTAAGAGATATTGGGGTTTATTTTTCTGTTAATCGTATGCTAGGATTTGAGACTTATAAGAGAAGATTGAAGGACGGTCTTTCGTTTATTGAATTTAATTATCAACTTTTGCAATCGTATGATTTTTATATGTTAAATAAACTTAAAAATTGTAAACTTCAAATTGGGGGAGATGATCAATGGGGAAATATTGTCTCAGGAGTTGATTTAGTTAAGAGAAAGTTGGGAACAGAGGTTTTTGGACTTACATTGCCGCTTATTACAAGAAGTGATGGCAAAAAGATGGGTAAATCAGAAAAGGGAGCAGTTTATCTTGATTCAAAGCTTTACAGTGTTTATGATTTTTATCAATATTTTAGAAATGTTCCGGACTTGGATGTTAAGAAGTTTTTATATCTATTTACTTTTTTGGAAGATGATGAGATTGAGCATATTTCAAGCTTTCAAGGGTATTTGTTAAATAAGGCAAAAGAAACCTTAGCTTTTGAAATAACAAAAATTGTTCATGGGGAATCTGCAGCTTTAAAGGCATCCTCAGCAGCTAGTGCAGCATTTAAAGGAGGTGAGGGAGATAAATCTGATATTCCTTTCTTTAAGTTGGCATTAACTAGTTTAGAAGGAACTATTTTATTAGTTGATTTAATGGTTAGCTCAAAAATTGTATCCAGTAAGTCAGAGGCTAGGCGACTGATTAGTTCTGGTGGAGTTTATGTAGATAAAGTAAGAATAGGAGATCAAAATTATTGCCTTAATAAGGATAGCTTTGCTAATGGTGCGATTGAACTTAGAATTGGTAAGAAAAAAATTTTGAGAATTATTTTGTAG
- a CDS encoding glycine--tRNA ligase: MIRIEDIISLAKRKGFVFQSSEVYGGLSGVWDYGPLGIELKQNIQKEWWKNMVYSHENVVGLDSSILMRSEVWTASGHVESFAELLVDCKNCKNRFKIDSIDFSKGCPNCNSMGTFTDPRSFDLMFKTNIGAVEDSSNEIYLRPETAQGIFVNFRNVLDSTRLKVPFGIAQVGKAFRNEIVAKNFIFRTCEFEQMEMQFFVHPNQMDDWYYYWQQKRLNFFIEILGIKSDNLRFKEHKGDELAHYAKAAIDIEYKFPFGFQEIEGIHNRGNYDLSQHAKFCGKPKLFEYHDLISGDRYIPYVIETSLGLTRSVLMTLCDAYAHEELEGGDKRIVLRLHPKIAPYKVAILPLVKKDGLPELARKVFMQFSDDFYMFYDDNGTIGKRYRRQDEIGTPYCVTVDYDSIENKTVTLRHRDTMTQVRIPINDLYSYVRTEILNYKGVSDR; encoded by the coding sequence ATGATTAGAATAGAAGATATTATTTCACTTGCTAAGAGAAAAGGTTTTGTATTTCAATCCTCAGAAGTTTATGGGGGTCTCTCAGGTGTATGGGATTATGGTCCTTTGGGTATTGAGCTTAAGCAAAACATACAAAAAGAGTGGTGGAAAAACATGGTTTACTCACATGAAAATGTGGTAGGGTTAGATAGTTCCATTTTAATGAGATCTGAGGTTTGGACAGCATCAGGACATGTTGAAAGTTTTGCAGAGCTACTAGTTGACTGTAAAAATTGTAAAAATAGATTCAAAATAGATTCTATTGATTTTTCTAAGGGTTGTCCTAATTGTAATTCTATGGGTACATTTACAGATCCACGAAGTTTTGATCTAATGTTTAAGACTAATATTGGAGCTGTTGAAGATAGTTCTAATGAAATTTATTTAAGACCAGAGACTGCTCAGGGTATTTTTGTTAATTTTCGCAATGTGCTAGATTCTACAAGGCTTAAGGTTCCTTTTGGAATCGCCCAGGTTGGGAAGGCATTTAGAAATGAGATAGTAGCTAAAAATTTTATATTTAGGACTTGTGAATTTGAACAGATGGAAATGCAATTTTTTGTACATCCTAATCAGATGGATGATTGGTATTATTATTGGCAGCAAAAGAGACTGAATTTCTTTATTGAAATTCTTGGAATAAAATCTGATAATCTTAGGTTTAAAGAACATAAAGGAGATGAACTTGCTCATTATGCTAAGGCTGCAATTGATATTGAATATAAATTTCCATTTGGTTTTCAAGAAATTGAGGGAATTCATAATAGAGGTAATTATGATTTATCGCAGCATGCTAAGTTTTGTGGTAAGCCTAAATTATTTGAATATCATGATTTAATAAGCGGTGATAGGTATATTCCTTATGTTATTGAGACGTCTCTTGGACTTACAAGGAGTGTTTTAATGACTCTTTGTGATGCTTATGCTCATGAAGAACTTGAGGGAGGGGACAAACGAATAGTTCTGCGCTTGCATCCTAAAATTGCTCCTTATAAAGTTGCAATACTGCCTCTTGTAAAGAAAGATGGACTTCCTGAGCTTGCTCGAAAGGTGTTTATGCAGTTTAGTGATGATTTTTACATGTTTTATGATGATAATGGTACAATAGGTAAGCGTTACAGACGTCAAGATGAAATTGGTACACCTTATTGTGTAACAGTAGATTATGATAGTATTGAAAATAAAACTGTTACTTTAAGACATAGAGATACTATGACTCAAGTTAGAATTCCTATTAATGACTTATATTCATATGTTAGAACCGAAATTCTAAATTATAAGGGAGTTTCAGATAGATGA
- the gltX gene encoding glutamate--tRNA ligase: MNIRVRYAPSPTGLQHIGGIRTALFNYFFARSCGGKFLLRIEDTDQSRYFQEAEEDLYQSLKWLGIDFDEGPTCGGPYEPYVQSKRTAIYQKYAKQLIELGNAYYCYCKPDRLERIRKIQTVNKMAPGYDRHCRNLSESEIKDVLSLGITPVIRFKIPLDGETCFNDILLDKVTWANKDISPDPVILKSDGLPTYHLANVVDDHLMEISHVLRAQEWVSSGPLHVLLYNAFGWKPPIYCHLPMVMGSDGQKLSKRHGATALKQFIADGYLPEAIINYITLLGWSYDDKSEFFTKNELQRLFSIERVNKSPAVFDYNKLDFFNSHYIREKGDDELAKLLIPFLQKAGYIKEDINSCDEQKLMLLIPLIKPRIRKLSEAVTMLKFFYEDIKTWNLDEFLGKKKTASDIYLLLEKIKPVLEDFETRMLPDNEKIFYNFAKENNLKIGEVLLPIRIAVLGSKVSPPLFDSLQLLGKVKVFDRISQAQQFLKRHEL, encoded by the coding sequence TTGAATATAAGAGTTAGATATGCGCCTTCTCCTACTGGGTTGCAGCACATTGGAGGCATTAGAACAGCTTTATTTAATTATTTTTTTGCTCGGTCCTGTGGTGGGAAATTTTTGCTTAGAATAGAGGATACTGACCAGAGTAGATATTTTCAAGAAGCAGAAGAGGATTTGTATCAAAGTTTAAAGTGGCTTGGCATTGATTTTGATGAGGGACCTACTTGTGGAGGTCCTTATGAACCTTATGTTCAGTCAAAGAGAACAGCAATATATCAAAAATATGCTAAACAATTGATTGAACTTGGAAATGCTTATTATTGTTATTGCAAGCCTGATAGACTTGAGAGGATCAGAAAGATTCAAACTGTAAATAAAATGGCACCAGGTTATGATAGACATTGCAGAAATTTAAGTGAGAGTGAAATAAAAGATGTTTTAAGTTTAGGCATCACTCCTGTTATTAGATTTAAGATTCCTCTTGACGGGGAGACTTGTTTTAATGACATTTTACTTGACAAGGTTACGTGGGCAAATAAGGATATTAGTCCTGATCCTGTGATTCTTAAATCCGATGGACTTCCAACTTATCATCTTGCAAATGTTGTTGATGATCATTTAATGGAAATCTCGCATGTATTAAGAGCTCAAGAATGGGTGTCCTCAGGGCCTTTGCATGTGCTTCTTTATAATGCTTTTGGATGGAAGCCCCCCATTTATTGCCATCTTCCAATGGTAATGGGAAGCGATGGTCAGAAATTAAGCAAGAGGCATGGTGCTACAGCTTTAAAACAATTTATTGCTGATGGATATCTTCCAGAAGCTATTATTAATTACATTACCTTGCTTGGTTGGTCTTATGATGATAAGAGTGAATTTTTCACGAAAAATGAACTTCAAAGACTATTTTCTATTGAGCGAGTCAATAAATCCCCTGCTGTTTTTGATTATAATAAATTAGATTTTTTTAATAGCCATTATATTAGAGAGAAAGGAGATGATGAGTTAGCCAAGCTTTTAATCCCATTCTTGCAAAAAGCAGGCTATATTAAAGAAGATATTAATTCTTGTGATGAGCAAAAATTAATGCTTTTAATTCCTCTAATAAAGCCAAGAATTAGAAAACTTAGTGAGGCTGTAACTATGCTTAAGTTTTTCTATGAAGATATTAAAACGTGGAATTTAGATGAGTTTTTAGGTAAGAAAAAAACAGCAAGTGATATTTATTTGCTTTTGGAAAAGATTAAGCCAGTATTAGAAGATTTTGAAACAAGGATGTTGCCTGATAACGAAAAAATTTTTTATAATTTTGCTAAGGAGAATAATCTAAAGATAGGAGAAGTGCTTCTTCCAATTAGGATTGCAGTTCTTGGAAGCAAGGTATCACCGCCTCTTTTTGATTCTTTGCAATTACTTGGCAAAGTTAAGGTTTTTGATAGAATAAGTCAAGCGCAACAATTTTTAAAAAGACATGAATTATAA
- a CDS encoding HD-GYP domain-containing protein, giving the protein MQSFDNLSKDIKNFSYIIDKDFLVWPKNSLLNPINTELIEKWGLKNALKLQRTFFDETLIRETKKLINIEYDEESIANYHILISNLEEVYETCKKNKKIYYQDVLPTIKKVMEFYKKNQQTFIKYMKVPKLLSDYHVVHSINTAILTVALGNEMNLNNHKTVELCTIALLHKIGFLFIPLRISEKKEKLSDEEFQVIKKYPILGYKILSTTNFSQSICLAILTHKENLDGSGYPNKLKSEKINIESNIIGAASAYSAILLEKTYKGALNSGASLIELIQDADRKFDKRVLKLIIKVLSQCPLDFIVELNDNSIAKIIKINEINVNVPYIKYIIKDGKIVPPSENQNYVKSIPKTETGVKKILRQDEIEFILKKYGLKEM; this is encoded by the coding sequence ATGCAAAGCTTTGATAACCTATCAAAAGATATAAAAAATTTTTCGTATATAATAGATAAAGATTTCTTAGTATGGCCTAAAAACTCGCTTTTAAACCCTATTAACACTGAACTTATTGAAAAATGGGGCTTAAAAAATGCTCTCAAGCTGCAAAGAACGTTCTTTGATGAAACATTAATACGAGAAACAAAAAAACTTATTAATATAGAATATGATGAAGAATCCATTGCCAATTATCATATACTAATAAGTAATTTAGAAGAAGTATATGAAACTTGCAAGAAAAACAAAAAAATCTACTATCAAGACGTTCTTCCAACCATCAAAAAGGTAATGGAATTTTATAAAAAAAATCAACAAACATTCATCAAATATATGAAAGTACCTAAGCTCTTGTCCGACTACCATGTTGTTCACTCAATAAACACCGCAATACTAACCGTGGCACTTGGAAACGAGATGAATTTAAACAATCATAAGACAGTTGAACTTTGTACAATAGCTCTTCTGCACAAAATAGGTTTCCTATTTATCCCTTTGAGAATAAGTGAAAAAAAAGAAAAATTAAGCGATGAAGAATTTCAAGTAATCAAAAAATATCCCATACTTGGTTATAAAATACTCTCAACTACTAATTTCTCACAATCTATCTGCCTAGCAATACTAACTCATAAAGAAAACTTAGATGGTTCAGGATACCCTAACAAACTTAAAAGCGAAAAGATAAATATTGAGTCTAATATAATAGGTGCCGCTAGTGCATACAGTGCAATCCTTCTAGAGAAAACATATAAAGGAGCTTTAAACTCTGGTGCATCTCTTATTGAACTAATACAAGATGCTGATAGGAAATTTGACAAAAGGGTTTTAAAACTAATAATTAAGGTTCTCTCTCAATGTCCTCTAGACTTTATTGTTGAACTTAATGACAATTCAATTGCTAAAATAATAAAAATCAACGAAATTAATGTTAATGTCCCATATATAAAATACATAATAAAGGATGGCAAAATTGTACCCCCTAGCGAAAATCAAAATTACGTTAAATCCATACCTAAAACAGAAACGGGAGTAAAAAAAATACTAAGACAAGATGAAATAGAATTTATTTTAAAAAAATATGGCTTAAAGGAAATGTAA
- a CDS encoding 5'-methylthioadenosine/adenosylhomocysteine nucleosidase: MILITSAMDEESTEINKIIENKEEVILDEYSGGKKIYKGEIAGHKVISLTTGIGKVNAAMWNSYIISRYKITHIINSGTAGGIKESTNLKITDIIVSSETAFHDFNLTKFGHKIGQVPGFPQKFKADENLLSKIINITQDKFKNINVHIGLILTGDQFIGDEKQLEEIKNNFADALAVEMESAAVAQVAYTFKIPFIIIRSISDLLNIKDNHIDFNKFLQDASMNSAKMVRELIKLI, encoded by the coding sequence ATGATTTTAATAACATCTGCAATGGATGAAGAATCGACAGAGATAAATAAGATTATCGAAAACAAAGAAGAAGTTATATTAGATGAGTATTCGGGTGGGAAAAAAATTTATAAGGGAGAAATTGCGGGTCACAAGGTAATCTCTTTAACTACTGGCATTGGAAAAGTAAATGCCGCTATGTGGAATAGCTATATTATATCAAGATATAAAATCACTCATATAATTAATTCAGGAACTGCTGGGGGGATTAAAGAATCTACAAATCTTAAAATAACAGACATAATAGTATCATCAGAAACGGCATTTCATGATTTTAATTTAACTAAATTTGGACATAAAATAGGGCAAGTACCGGGCTTTCCACAAAAATTTAAAGCAGATGAAAATTTATTAAGCAAAATTATTAATATTACCCAAGATAAATTTAAAAATATTAATGTTCATATTGGTCTAATACTTACAGGTGATCAATTTATTGGAGACGAAAAACAATTAGAAGAAATTAAAAATAACTTTGCAGATGCTTTAGCTGTAGAGATGGAAAGTGCTGCGGTTGCCCAAGTAGCATATACATTCAAAATACCTTTTATTATCATTCGTTCTATATCTGATTTACTAAACATCAAAGATAATCACATAGATTTCAATAAGTTCTTACAAGATGCATCAATGAACTCAGCCAAGATGGTAAGAGAACTCATTAAACTCATATAA
- the metK gene encoding methionine adenosyltransferase, whose translation MLNNNLTSTSEAVSEGHPDKIADQISDAILDEILKRDKMAKVACETLVSQNLVVIAGEINSKAKKDIDIKEIAKQTIKNIGYTNIEYGLDYKSATIIDAIGSQSIDITNAVDKKDTKDIGAGDQGIIFGYACNETENFLPIAYELSNLILQKASELRKSGEIKWLRPDAKSQVTIEYDSNKNPIRINNIVVSHQHDPDIPQDFLRQTIIEKIIKPTLQSKSMLDENIKYYINPSGNFVIGGPTGDTGLTGRKIIADSYGGFARHGGGAYSGKDATKVDRSAAYISRYIAKNMVAAGISKEFEMQLAYAIGIPNPVSIKITTGINDHEYEKKILSFIINNFDLTPNGIIKKLKLREPIYSKTCIYGHFGKNELEWEKLDFVDIIKKEFKI comes from the coding sequence ATGCTCAATAATAATCTAACATCAACATCTGAAGCCGTATCTGAAGGACATCCGGATAAGATTGCGGATCAAATTTCTGACGCTATACTTGATGAAATACTTAAAAGAGATAAAATGGCAAAAGTCGCATGCGAGACTTTAGTTTCACAGAACTTAGTAGTAATAGCAGGAGAGATAAACAGCAAAGCAAAAAAAGATATAGATATAAAGGAAATTGCAAAACAAACAATAAAAAATATTGGATACACAAATATAGAATATGGACTTGACTATAAATCTGCTACAATAATTGATGCTATTGGCTCCCAGTCAATTGACATTACAAATGCAGTTGATAAAAAAGATACGAAAGATATAGGAGCAGGTGATCAGGGAATAATATTTGGTTATGCATGCAATGAGACTGAAAATTTTTTACCAATAGCATATGAATTATCTAACTTAATCTTGCAAAAAGCCAGCGAACTTAGAAAATCAGGTGAAATTAAATGGCTACGTCCTGACGCAAAATCCCAAGTTACCATTGAATATGATTCTAATAAAAATCCTATTAGAATCAATAATATTGTTGTATCTCATCAACATGACCCTGATATTCCCCAAGATTTCCTAAGACAAACAATTATTGAAAAGATTATAAAACCTACCCTGCAAAGCAAATCAATGCTTGATGAGAATATCAAATATTATATTAACCCCTCAGGCAATTTTGTAATCGGAGGACCTACTGGGGATACAGGTCTTACAGGAAGAAAGATTATTGCTGATAGTTATGGTGGATTTGCAAGGCATGGTGGTGGTGCTTACAGCGGCAAAGATGCTACTAAGGTTGACCGGTCAGCTGCTTACATATCAAGATACATTGCTAAAAACATGGTAGCCGCAGGCATTTCTAAAGAATTTGAAATGCAACTTGCTTATGCCATTGGAATTCCCAATCCAGTATCTATTAAAATAACTACAGGCATAAATGATCATGAATATGAAAAAAAAATATTAAGTTTTATCATAAATAACTTTGACCTAACTCCCAACGGTATAATTAAAAAATTAAAATTAAGAGAACCTATTTACTCTAAGACATGCATATACGGACATTTCGGAAAAAATGAACTAGAATGGGAAAAATTAGATTTCGTAGACATAATAAAAAAGGAGTTTAAAATATGA
- a CDS encoding S-ribosylhomocysteine lyase, which produces MNKISSFTIDHTKLKPGIYISRKDIFENLTCTTVDIRMKAPNREPVINNAEMHTIEHIGATLLRNNKVWGDKILYFGPMGCRTGFYLILLGNYESKDLIDLISWLFHEITNFQGNVTGATEKECGNYQDHNLNMAKYESNRYLTTLTNIKEENLTYP; this is translated from the coding sequence ATGAATAAAATATCGAGCTTTACAATTGATCACACAAAACTAAAACCTGGTATATATATATCAAGAAAAGATATATTTGAAAATTTAACATGCACTACTGTAGATATTAGGATGAAAGCTCCCAATAGAGAGCCTGTAATTAATAACGCGGAAATGCATACAATTGAACATATAGGAGCAACACTGCTGAGAAATAATAAAGTCTGGGGCGATAAAATATTATATTTTGGGCCAATGGGCTGTAGAACTGGATTTTACCTAATCCTTTTAGGAAACTATGAGAGCAAAGATCTTATTGATTTAATATCTTGGCTTTTTCATGAGATTACAAATTTTCAAGGAAATGTCACAGGAGCAACTGAAAAGGAATGTGGTAATTACCAAGATCACAATCTAAACATGGCAAAATATGAATCTAATCGGTATTTAACAACACTAACAAATATAAAAGAGGAAAACTTAACATATCCTTAA
- a CDS encoding HIT family protein yields the protein MSDCIFCKIVKNEMSCYKVYEDELVLAFLDINPLNIGHTLVIPKQHSNDALGMSDEINGQILKVCKRIALSLKKLDLNICKGVNIYSAIGSDAGQVIFHTHFHVIPRFRGDNLGFKRGSNIELSGDELLDLSEKISQNI from the coding sequence TTGAGTGATTGTATTTTTTGTAAAATAGTAAAAAATGAAATGTCCTGTTATAAGGTTTATGAGGATGAGTTAGTGCTTGCTTTTCTTGATATTAATCCTTTAAATATTGGACATACTCTTGTTATTCCAAAACAACATAGCAATGATGCTTTGGGTATGAGTGATGAAATTAATGGACAAATATTAAAGGTTTGTAAGAGGATAGCTCTTTCTTTGAAAAAGTTAGATTTGAATATTTGTAAGGGCGTTAATATTTATAGTGCAATTGGTTCTGATGCGGGACAAGTTATTTTTCATACTCATTTTCATGTGATTCCGAGGTTCCGGGGGGATAATCTTGGTTTTAAGAGAGGCAGTAATATTGAACTTTCAGGAGATGAACTTTTAGATTTGTCGGAGAAGATAAGTCAGAATATTTAA